The Streptomyces sp. NBC_01244 genome contains a region encoding:
- a CDS encoding non-ribosomal peptide synthetase: MTLSSRRVSRAQQQGWFLANVGADTSVAHAAAVLQLSGVPDGGFEDAMRAVLSADPRLTHGHSVVEGRLVDGSAEPRLVPVGRQDLTGLPPAERGTRLAALVEAAVHAPFEPTTGPLARALLADTDGREQVAVLVLHRMAGDVQSAETLLAEAVRVYGQLPSGAAPAPVGEAPTAEALAADPAELPPAPVLPFSRPAPARRTFAADSVPVDLAPEAVAALRDLGADHGMGPATAVLALYLVLLSRYSGESRQAVAVPAGLMPDGSPGPDADGVTAALVCELDGSTTFRGLLDRVHDALHGLSDASPIGILTRPAFAVRRPLPVTAPAGIEARFLPVGTGTTPSDLTLRLLPDGERLTGEFEFAAEIIDRATAERAAGHLSSLLAGAIAAPDTPVSALPLITPAERDTFDALNAVAATPAELTFHQLFEAQAERTPEAVAVRSHHAVLSYREVNRHANRLARLLRGHGIGPERTVAICMDRGVQLIVAVLAVLKAGGAYVPIDLRDPAQRRETILRDAGVRAVVVSGLPKDAADFGTVPVVVLDDLESALTGLAADNLPSSPSALTDAAYLLYTSGSTGVPKGVVVENRQLISYVHGAVQRLGMDAPLNHLMVQPLTVDSSVTALVPPLITGGELHVVSRECTLDPELLADWVQEYGVDCLKIAPSHLRALQGSARFEELLPRRVLVVGGEVSDWRWMRELQHRVPHCRVFNHYGPTETTVGVLAMSVGDHLDADWQTAPIGVPLAGTQVYVVDKAAQLVPAGVAGELLVGGAYVARGYHNRAELTARAFVADGFGPDPDHCLYRTGDFVRRLPDGAVEFLGRGDDQIKIRGHRVTLGEIDAALAGHPSVDRALAIVRQDPPGERRVVAYVQPRDPSAFELGALEAHMRQQVSPHMVPQAYVVLPSLPLSAHGKVDRSALPAPAAPSPATGPGGTPQNAVERTVAAVWQELLGLEAVGAEQSFFDLGGHSLLLVELQHRLGTALGRSIPLLDLFQYPTVRSQAAHFSQIAEPERLRASDRAASVRQSALMKRREQQMRAKRGRNE, encoded by the coding sequence ATGACCTTGTCCTCTCGGCGGGTCAGCCGTGCACAGCAGCAGGGCTGGTTCCTCGCCAACGTAGGTGCCGACACCTCGGTCGCCCACGCCGCGGCCGTCCTCCAGCTCAGCGGCGTTCCAGACGGCGGGTTCGAGGACGCGATGCGAGCGGTGCTGTCCGCCGACCCGCGTCTCACCCACGGGCACTCGGTTGTCGAGGGTCGTCTGGTGGACGGCAGTGCGGAGCCGCGTCTGGTGCCTGTCGGTCGGCAAGACCTCACCGGCCTCCCGCCGGCCGAGCGCGGGACGCGTCTGGCGGCGCTGGTCGAGGCAGCGGTCCACGCTCCGTTCGAGCCGACGACCGGCCCGCTGGCCCGGGCCCTGCTCGCCGACACCGACGGCAGGGAGCAGGTGGCCGTCCTGGTACTGCACCGGATGGCCGGCGACGTGCAGTCGGCCGAGACCCTGCTGGCGGAGGCCGTGCGGGTCTACGGGCAGTTGCCCTCCGGAGCTGCGCCGGCCCCGGTCGGCGAGGCACCGACCGCTGAGGCACTGGCGGCCGATCCGGCGGAGCTGCCGCCGGCACCTGTCCTTCCGTTCAGCAGGCCCGCCCCCGCGCGGCGTACGTTCGCGGCGGATTCCGTTCCGGTAGATCTTGCACCGGAGGCGGTCGCGGCACTCCGTGACCTGGGCGCAGACCACGGCATGGGGCCCGCCACCGCCGTTCTCGCGCTGTATCTGGTCCTGCTGAGCCGCTACAGCGGGGAGTCCCGGCAAGCCGTTGCCGTGCCCGCCGGCCTGATGCCGGACGGATCTCCCGGGCCCGACGCCGATGGCGTGACCGCCGCCCTGGTGTGCGAGCTGGATGGCAGCACCACGTTCCGCGGACTGCTCGACCGAGTCCACGACGCCCTCCACGGGCTCTCGGACGCTTCCCCGATCGGCATCCTCACCCGGCCCGCCTTCGCTGTCCGGCGTCCCCTCCCGGTCACCGCCCCCGCCGGGATCGAGGCCCGGTTCCTGCCGGTGGGCACCGGCACCACCCCGAGCGATCTCACGCTGCGCCTGTTGCCGGACGGCGAGCGCCTCACCGGCGAGTTCGAGTTCGCGGCCGAGATCATCGACCGGGCGACAGCGGAGCGGGCCGCCGGCCACCTGTCGTCTCTCCTCGCCGGGGCGATCGCCGCGCCGGACACGCCCGTGTCCGCGCTCCCGCTCATCACCCCCGCGGAGCGGGATACCTTCGACGCGCTGAACGCGGTGGCCGCCACTCCCGCGGAGCTGACGTTCCACCAGCTCTTCGAGGCACAGGCCGAGCGGACTCCCGAAGCGGTGGCGGTCCGTTCCCACCACGCCGTTCTCAGCTACCGGGAGGTCAACCGGCATGCCAACCGCCTGGCCCGGCTCCTGCGCGGCCACGGTATCGGGCCCGAGCGCACGGTCGCGATCTGCATGGACCGTGGCGTCCAGCTGATCGTCGCGGTCCTCGCGGTTCTGAAGGCCGGCGGGGCCTACGTCCCGATCGATCTCCGCGATCCGGCACAGCGGCGGGAGACGATCCTGCGCGACGCCGGGGTCCGGGCCGTCGTCGTCAGCGGCCTCCCGAAGGACGCCGCTGACTTCGGCACCGTCCCGGTCGTCGTGCTCGACGACCTCGAAAGCGCTCTCACGGGGCTGGCGGCGGACAATCTCCCCTCGTCGCCCTCCGCCCTGACCGACGCCGCCTACCTGCTGTACACCTCCGGGTCCACCGGTGTCCCGAAGGGGGTGGTGGTCGAGAACCGGCAGCTGATCAGCTACGTCCACGGTGCCGTGCAGCGGCTGGGTATGGACGCGCCGCTCAACCACCTGATGGTGCAGCCACTCACCGTGGACTCCTCCGTCACGGCGCTGGTCCCTCCCCTGATCACCGGAGGCGAGCTGCACGTGGTGTCCCGTGAGTGCACCCTCGACCCGGAACTGCTCGCCGACTGGGTCCAGGAGTACGGCGTCGACTGCCTGAAGATCGCCCCCTCCCACCTGCGCGCCCTGCAGGGGTCCGCCCGCTTCGAGGAGCTGCTGCCGCGACGCGTCCTGGTAGTCGGCGGCGAGGTGTCGGACTGGCGCTGGATGCGCGAGCTGCAGCACCGCGTCCCTCACTGCCGGGTGTTCAACCACTACGGGCCGACTGAGACGACCGTCGGGGTGCTGGCCATGTCCGTGGGCGATCACCTGGACGCCGACTGGCAGACCGCCCCGATCGGCGTTCCGCTAGCCGGCACCCAGGTGTACGTGGTCGACAAAGCCGCCCAGTTGGTCCCGGCCGGTGTCGCGGGCGAACTGCTGGTTGGCGGCGCTTACGTGGCGCGCGGGTACCACAACCGGGCCGAGCTCACCGCGCGCGCGTTCGTGGCGGACGGCTTCGGCCCGGATCCGGACCACTGCCTGTACCGCACCGGCGACTTCGTCCGCCGGCTGCCGGACGGTGCGGTCGAGTTCCTGGGCCGCGGCGACGACCAGATCAAGATCCGCGGGCACCGGGTGACCCTGGGCGAGATCGACGCGGCGCTGGCCGGCCATCCCTCGGTCGACCGGGCGCTGGCCATCGTGCGGCAGGATCCGCCCGGTGAGCGCCGGGTGGTCGCGTACGTCCAACCGCGCGACCCGTCCGCCTTCGAGCTCGGAGCGCTGGAAGCACACATGCGGCAGCAGGTGTCTCCGCACATGGTGCCGCAGGCCTACGTGGTCCTCCCGAGCCTGCCGCTGTCGGCGCACGGCAAGGTGGACCGCTCGGCCCTGCCCGCTCCGGCCGCGCCCTCGCCCGCCACCGGCCCCGGCGGCACGCCGCAGAACGCGGTCGAACGCACGGTCGCGGCCGTCTGGCAGGAGCTGCTCGGCCTGGAAGCGGTCGGCGCCGAGCAGAGCTTCTTCGACCTCGGGGGCCACTCCCTGCTCCTCGTCGAGCTGCAGCACCGGCTCGGTACCGCGCTCGGCCGGTCGATCCCGTTGCTCGACCTCTTCCAATACCCGACGGTGCGGTCACAGGCCGCCCACTTCTCCCAGATCGCCGAGCCGGAACGGCTCAGGGCCTCCGACCGCGCAGCCAGTGTCCGGCAGAGCGCGCTGATGAAACGACGGGAACAGCAAATGCGAGCGAAGCGAGGCCGCAATGAGTGA
- a CDS encoding thioesterase II family protein: MSGKDSFGDVQLFCFPYAGGGASAFGGWAELLSPQVSIHAIQPPGREDRLMEAPVDDLAVVLAEVVPEILEAAGKPFALFGHSLGAVVCWEIARKLRDEHGVEPQHLFLSGCRALPVLNDGRRDLCDLSDQELVTELRAMNGTPEQILQNAEFMSLLLPVVRADYRMLSSYRFVRGTSPACGTTVFGGLGDPLVSEKQLERWSDDLPGGSRTVLLPGDHFFLHSSRDRLLSEIGARLSSDQPV, encoded by the coding sequence ATGTCCGGAAAAGACTCGTTTGGCGATGTTCAACTCTTCTGCTTCCCGTATGCGGGGGGCGGTGCCTCGGCTTTCGGGGGGTGGGCCGAGCTGCTGTCGCCGCAGGTGAGCATCCACGCGATCCAGCCTCCGGGGCGTGAGGACCGCCTCATGGAAGCCCCGGTCGATGACTTGGCGGTGGTGCTGGCCGAAGTCGTCCCGGAAATCCTGGAGGCCGCCGGGAAGCCGTTCGCTTTGTTCGGCCACAGTCTTGGTGCGGTGGTCTGCTGGGAGATCGCCCGGAAGTTGCGGGATGAGCATGGTGTCGAGCCGCAGCACCTGTTCCTTTCGGGTTGCCGGGCGTTGCCGGTGCTGAATGACGGGCGGCGGGACTTGTGTGATCTCTCCGACCAAGAGTTGGTTACCGAACTGCGCGCCATGAACGGTACGCCCGAACAGATCCTCCAGAACGCCGAGTTCATGAGTCTGCTACTGCCGGTGGTCCGGGCGGATTACAGGATGCTCTCGTCCTACCGTTTCGTCCGCGGCACCTCTCCGGCTTGCGGCACCACGGTGTTCGGCGGTCTGGGCGACCCCCTGGTGAGCGAAAAGCAGCTCGAGCGGTGGTCTGACGACCTTCCGGGCGGCTCGCGGACCGTGCTCCTGCCTGGAGACCACTTCTTCTTGCACTCCTCGCGGGACCGGCTCCTGTCGGAGATCGGCGCCCGGCTGTCGTCGGACCAGCCGGTCTGA
- a CDS encoding methionyl-tRNA formyltransferase, translating to MRVVMFGYQTWGHRTLKALLDSEHDVVMVVTHPKSEHAYEKIWSDSVADLAEENGVPVVIRNRPDDEELFQQLKEADADILVANNWRTWIPPRIYTLPRHGTLNIHDSLLPKYAGFSPLIWALINGEPEVGVTAHMMDEVLDAGDIVMQRSIPVGPTDTTTDLFHKTVDLIAPVTIGALDLIASGRTEFTKQDRTQATFFHKRAEEDIRIDWTWPAETLERLIRAQSAPYPAAFTFHKGKRLEILTAVVSEGRYGGTPGRIFYREGEGVVIVAGADAHTGRNHGLSITSVRTEDGTELPASTYFKSMGGYLTPRP from the coding sequence ATGCGGGTCGTCATGTTCGGTTATCAGACCTGGGGCCATCGCACCCTGAAGGCGCTCCTGGACTCCGAGCACGACGTCGTCATGGTCGTGACCCACCCCAAGAGCGAGCACGCCTACGAGAAGATCTGGAGCGACTCGGTCGCCGACCTCGCCGAGGAGAACGGCGTCCCGGTCGTCATCCGCAACCGCCCCGACGACGAGGAACTCTTCCAGCAGCTCAAGGAAGCCGACGCGGACATCCTCGTCGCGAACAACTGGCGCACCTGGATCCCCCCGCGCATCTACACGCTCCCCCGGCACGGCACGCTCAACATCCACGACTCCCTCCTCCCGAAGTACGCGGGCTTCTCCCCCCTCATCTGGGCCCTCATCAACGGCGAGCCCGAAGTCGGCGTCACGGCGCACATGATGGACGAGGTGCTCGACGCCGGCGACATCGTCATGCAGCGCTCGATCCCCGTCGGCCCCACGGACACGACCACGGACCTGTTCCACAAGACGGTCGACCTGATCGCCCCGGTCACGATCGGCGCGCTCGACCTGATCGCCTCGGGCCGGACCGAGTTCACGAAGCAGGACCGCACCCAGGCCACCTTCTTCCACAAGCGGGCCGAGGAAGACATCCGGATCGACTGGACCTGGCCCGCCGAAACCCTGGAACGCCTGATCCGCGCCCAGTCGGCCCCCTACCCGGCCGCCTTCACCTTCCACAAGGGCAAGCGCCTGGAGATCCTCACGGCCGTCGTCTCCGAGGGCCGCTACGGCGGCACCCCGGGCCGCATCTTCTACCGCGAGGGCGAAGGCGTCGTCATCGTCGCCGGCGCGGACGCCCACACGGGCCGCAACCACGGCCTGTCCATCACGAGCGTCCGCACGGAAGACGGCACGGAACTCCCGGCCTCGACCTACTTCAAGTCCATGGGCGGCTACCTCACACCCCGCCCGTAA
- a CDS encoding lysine N(6)-hydroxylase/L-ornithine N(5)-oxygenase family protein, whose translation MSQALPGDAPLIHDLIGIGFGPSNVAMAIALSEHNVRVGRQEAVTAHFFEQQPRFGWHRGMLIDDATMQVSFMKDLVTLRNPTSEYSFLCYLQEKGRLIDFVNHKNLFPLRVEFHDYLEWAAAKVDDMVSYGHQVVSVEPVVRDGVVEYLDVTARSGDEVVVHRARNLVISTGLRPVMPEGVERTDHVWHNTDLLKKIDGLEGTEPTRFIVVGAGQSAAENVAYLHRRFPQAEVCAVFSRYGYSPADDSSFANRIFDPQAVDEYFTAPEDVKQRLMGYHGNTNYSVVDIDLIDDLYRQSYQEKVLGTERLRFLNVSRLTGVEESADGVRASIKSLVTGEESVLDADVVVCATGYQQADGLGLLGEVADRCHRDEQGRVRVERDYRVATDLELSCGIYLQGGTEHTHGITSSLLSNTAVRVGEILDSILDRNLKSVPDQARPVAGGAGGGARQPAV comes from the coding sequence ATGTCACAGGCTCTTCCTGGCGACGCACCACTGATCCACGACCTGATCGGTATCGGCTTCGGGCCGTCGAACGTCGCCATGGCGATCGCGCTCAGTGAGCACAACGTGCGCGTCGGAAGGCAAGAGGCGGTCACCGCTCACTTCTTCGAGCAGCAGCCCCGCTTCGGTTGGCACCGCGGCATGCTCATCGACGACGCGACGATGCAAGTGTCCTTCATGAAGGACCTGGTGACGCTCCGGAACCCGACCAGCGAATACAGCTTCCTCTGCTACCTGCAGGAGAAGGGCCGGCTGATCGACTTCGTCAACCACAAGAACCTGTTCCCCCTCCGGGTCGAGTTCCACGACTACCTCGAGTGGGCCGCCGCCAAGGTCGACGACATGGTCTCGTACGGCCACCAGGTCGTCTCCGTCGAGCCCGTGGTGCGGGACGGCGTCGTGGAGTACCTCGACGTGACGGCGCGCTCCGGCGACGAGGTCGTCGTCCACCGTGCCCGCAACCTCGTCATCTCCACCGGGCTGCGCCCGGTCATGCCGGAGGGCGTCGAGCGGACCGACCACGTCTGGCACAACACCGACCTGCTGAAGAAGATCGACGGCCTGGAGGGCACCGAGCCCACCCGCTTCATCGTGGTCGGCGCCGGCCAGAGCGCCGCCGAGAACGTGGCCTACCTGCACCGCCGGTTCCCGCAGGCCGAGGTCTGCGCCGTCTTCTCCCGCTACGGCTACAGCCCGGCGGACGACAGCAGCTTCGCCAACCGCATCTTCGACCCCCAGGCGGTCGACGAGTACTTCACCGCCCCGGAGGACGTGAAGCAGCGGCTGATGGGCTACCACGGCAACACCAACTACTCCGTGGTCGACATCGACCTCATCGACGACCTGTACCGGCAGTCGTACCAGGAGAAGGTGCTCGGCACCGAGCGGCTCCGCTTCCTGAACGTCTCGCGCCTGACGGGCGTGGAGGAGTCGGCCGACGGGGTCCGCGCCAGCATCAAGTCCCTCGTCACCGGCGAGGAGAGCGTGCTCGACGCCGACGTCGTGGTGTGCGCCACCGGCTACCAGCAGGCCGACGGCCTGGGGCTGCTCGGCGAGGTCGCGGACCGCTGCCACCGCGACGAGCAGGGCCGGGTCCGCGTCGAGCGCGACTACCGGGTGGCGACCGACCTCGAACTGAGCTGCGGCATCTACCTCCAGGGCGGAACCGAGCACACGCACGGCATCACCTCCTCCCTGCTGTCCAACACCGCGGTACGGGTCGGGGAGATACTCGACTCGATCCTCGACCGGAACCTCAAGTCCGTTCCCGACCAGGCCCGCCCGGTCGCCGGCGGAGCGGGCGGCGGAGCCCGCCAGCCAGCCGTCTGA
- a CDS encoding FecCD family ABC transporter permease translates to MPTGTRRPAGGPPTVERPAPSRVVAQARRRRIVGLGVILAVLVLAAVVSLAVGARALSPAEAWHGLFAGPDPDQKLSEARLIMRTVRVPRTVLAVVAGIALGVGGALIQGYTRNPIADTGLLGVNTGASFAVVSAIALLGFTDPFQYVWFAFLGAALAGVVVFGLSSIGRGAGNPLTLALAGQGVTVFLMAMTTAVALSDKAALNALRFWNAGSVAGVGFDVIWPVTAFIVVGLVLALVTLPSVNLLNLGDDVARGLGVNITLIRIVGIVAITLLAGAATAACGPIAFLGLMVAHVARYLAGPDYRWLVPYAGLLGAVVLLVCDIVGRVVVRPGELDAGILVALLGAPFFALLVWRGKFKSA, encoded by the coding sequence GTGCCCACTGGTACTCGCCGCCCTGCCGGCGGCCCGCCGACGGTCGAACGCCCGGCGCCTTCCCGGGTCGTCGCGCAGGCCCGGCGGCGGCGGATCGTGGGTCTGGGCGTCATCCTCGCGGTCCTCGTGCTCGCGGCGGTGGTGTCCCTCGCCGTCGGCGCGCGGGCGCTGAGCCCCGCCGAGGCGTGGCACGGGCTCTTCGCGGGTCCGGACCCCGACCAGAAGCTCTCCGAGGCCAGGCTCATCATGAGGACCGTACGGGTGCCCCGTACGGTCCTCGCGGTCGTGGCGGGCATCGCCCTGGGCGTCGGCGGGGCGCTGATCCAGGGGTACACGCGCAACCCCATCGCGGACACCGGCCTGCTCGGGGTGAACACCGGCGCCTCGTTCGCCGTGGTGTCGGCGATCGCCCTGCTCGGATTCACCGACCCGTTCCAGTACGTCTGGTTCGCCTTCCTCGGGGCCGCGCTCGCCGGTGTCGTGGTGTTCGGGCTGTCGAGCATCGGCCGGGGCGCCGGCAATCCGCTGACGCTGGCTCTGGCCGGGCAGGGGGTCACGGTGTTCCTGATGGCGATGACGACGGCGGTCGCGCTGTCGGACAAGGCGGCGCTGAACGCCCTGCGGTTCTGGAACGCCGGGTCGGTGGCCGGTGTCGGCTTCGACGTCATCTGGCCGGTGACCGCCTTCATCGTGGTCGGGCTGGTGCTGGCTCTGGTCACCCTGCCGTCCGTCAACCTGCTCAACCTGGGCGACGACGTGGCGCGGGGACTGGGCGTGAACATCACGCTGATCCGGATCGTCGGCATCGTCGCCATCACGCTGCTGGCGGGCGCGGCCACGGCGGCGTGCGGGCCCATCGCCTTCCTCGGGCTGATGGTCGCTCACGTGGCCCGCTATCTGGCCGGGCCCGACTACCGCTGGCTGGTGCCGTACGCGGGTCTGCTCGGCGCGGTCGTCCTTCTGGTCTGCGACATCGTGGGACGCGTCGTGGTGCGGCCGGGAGAGCTGGACGCGGGCATCCTCGTCGCTCTCCTCGGCGCCCCCTTCTTCGCGCTCCTGGTGTGGCGGGGAAAGTTCAAGAGCGCATGA
- a CDS encoding FecCD family ABC transporter permease, which translates to MNVTVVKSGKEPAGKPAGKPSVAPGVRLGGMSFVWRPRIVLVTLLLAAAAFLAFCLSIAVGDFPLGLPQVVATLFGGGEQVDQFVIMDLRMPRALAGLVVGIALGMSGAITQSIARNPLASPDILGITGGASAVAVCLVTVSGGATAAVVSSVGLSGAALAGGLCTGLLVYFMAWRRGVDGFRLILIGLSVSAVMEAITTWLLVTADIRDVARAQAWLVGSLDNRSWDEVGVALWGTLVLAVVVACVAFQFKPLHFGDDVAAGLGVRYALVRAVLLLCAVLLAGFAVSAAGPVPFVAMVAPQVAMRLTKSPTPPLVASAVVGAVLLIGSDLVARTALPVTLPVGVVTAAIGGPFLIYLLVRANRR; encoded by the coding sequence ATGAACGTGACAGTGGTGAAGTCCGGCAAGGAGCCCGCCGGCAAGCCCGCCGGGAAGCCCTCGGTGGCGCCCGGTGTGCGGCTCGGCGGCATGTCGTTCGTCTGGCGGCCCCGGATCGTCCTGGTCACGCTGCTGCTGGCGGCGGCGGCCTTCCTGGCGTTCTGCCTGTCCATCGCCGTGGGGGACTTCCCCCTCGGCCTGCCGCAGGTGGTCGCCACCCTGTTCGGCGGGGGCGAGCAGGTCGACCAGTTCGTGATCATGGACCTGCGCATGCCGCGGGCCCTGGCCGGGCTCGTCGTGGGCATCGCGCTGGGGATGTCCGGGGCGATCACCCAGTCCATCGCCCGCAATCCGCTGGCCAGTCCGGACATCCTCGGGATCACCGGAGGCGCCAGCGCGGTCGCGGTGTGCCTGGTGACGGTGTCGGGCGGGGCCACGGCCGCGGTCGTCAGCTCCGTGGGACTGTCCGGGGCGGCGCTCGCGGGAGGCCTCTGCACGGGGCTGCTGGTCTACTTCATGGCGTGGCGGCGCGGGGTCGACGGCTTCCGGCTCATCCTCATCGGCCTCTCCGTGAGCGCCGTGATGGAGGCGATCACGACCTGGCTGCTGGTCACCGCCGACATCAGGGACGTGGCGCGGGCCCAGGCGTGGCTGGTCGGCTCCCTGGACAACCGGTCGTGGGACGAGGTGGGCGTGGCCCTCTGGGGCACGCTCGTCCTCGCGGTGGTCGTGGCGTGCGTGGCCTTCCAGTTCAAGCCGCTGCACTTCGGTGACGACGTGGCCGCCGGCCTCGGCGTCCGGTACGCGCTGGTACGGGCCGTCCTGCTGCTGTGCGCCGTGCTCCTGGCCGGCTTCGCGGTGAGCGCGGCGGGGCCCGTCCCGTTCGTGGCCATGGTGGCGCCGCAGGTGGCGATGCGTCTGACGAAGTCCCCGACACCGCCGTTGGTGGCGTCCGCCGTGGTGGGGGCGGTGCTGCTGATCGGCTCGGACCTGGTCGCCCGTACGGCGCTGCCGGTCACCCTGCCGGTCGGCGTGGTCACCGCCGCGATCGGCGGCCCCTTCCTCATCTATCTCCTGGTGCGGGCGAACCGCCGCTAG
- a CDS encoding ABC transporter ATP-binding protein — translation MVAQFITEVESGADGVPRLAARGVTVGYGERTVIDALDVSIPSGVVTTIIGPNGCGKSTLLRTLSRLLKPTSGSVVLDGEDIARLRTRDVAKKLGLLPQAPVAPEGLTVADLVARGRHPHQSWLRQWSSDDASVVERALAMTGVADLADRPVDALSGGQRQRVWISMTLAQGTDLLLLDEPTTYLDLAHAIDVLDLVDDLHESGCTVVMVLHDLNLAARYSDNLIVMKAGSVLAQGHPREVLTAELLYEAFGLRAMVIDDPVGDRPLVVPIGRTHVLSEGGRSVGIQSADS, via the coding sequence GTGGTCGCTCAGTTCATCACCGAGGTCGAGTCCGGGGCCGATGGCGTTCCGCGGCTGGCGGCCAGGGGCGTCACGGTCGGGTACGGCGAGCGGACCGTCATCGACGCGCTCGACGTGTCGATCCCGTCGGGGGTGGTGACCACGATCATCGGCCCCAACGGGTGCGGCAAGTCCACCCTGTTGCGGACGCTGTCGCGGCTGCTCAAGCCGACCAGCGGATCCGTCGTACTCGACGGCGAGGACATCGCCCGGCTGCGGACCAGGGACGTGGCCAAGAAGCTCGGCCTGCTGCCCCAGGCGCCGGTCGCGCCGGAAGGCCTGACCGTGGCCGACCTGGTCGCCCGGGGACGGCATCCACACCAGAGCTGGCTGCGCCAGTGGTCCTCGGACGACGCCTCCGTCGTGGAACGCGCGCTGGCCATGACGGGGGTGGCCGACCTGGCCGACCGTCCCGTCGACGCGCTCTCCGGTGGCCAGCGTCAACGCGTATGGATATCGATGACCCTCGCTCAGGGCACCGATCTGCTGCTGCTCGACGAGCCCACGACCTATCTGGACCTGGCGCACGCCATCGACGTGCTCGACCTGGTCGACGACCTGCACGAGTCGGGATGCACCGTGGTCATGGTGCTGCACGACCTCAACCTGGCCGCGCGCTACAGCGACAACCTGATCGTGATGAAGGCCGGTTCGGTCCTGGCGCAGGGTCATCCGCGCGAGGTGCTGACCGCCGAGCTGCTGTACGAGGCATTCGGCCTGCGTGCCATGGTGATTGACGATCCGGTGGGCGACCGGCCGCTCGTCGTGCCGATCGGGCGGACCCATGTTCTGAGTGAGGGCGGTCGGAGTGTGGGAATCCAGAGTGCGGACAGCTGA
- a CDS encoding iron-siderophore ABC transporter substrate-binding protein, with protein sequence MLLDRTTRNKPWRQLAATVSAAALGVGLLAGCGSDSASTTGKDKKDDAAKAPAATGAFPVTVEHFFGSTEVKKAPQRVVTVGYTDDQNVLAFGIKPVGMVDQYPNPAGQSPDINTQWPWVKDKWGETKPEVIMNNGDAGPNFEKIAALRPDLIIAVYSEVDQAAYDKLSKIAPTVGRTKAEKEPFSAKWQDNALQIAKAVGKETEGKAMVQGIQDKLATVKKAHPEFATQTAVAVSWYKDAVNPFTTTDVRGQLLTGMGFKGQTELDKISDGKFSFALSPERMDLIDVDRVFVVNDKADTDALKKFDLFANLKVTKANKVSYLLDSEGPAAGAAMSQATLPALPFAIDELVKSVG encoded by the coding sequence ATGCTCCTCGACCGAACGACACGTAACAAGCCCTGGCGGCAGCTGGCGGCAACCGTGTCCGCCGCGGCCCTCGGTGTAGGCCTCCTCGCTGGGTGCGGTTCGGACTCGGCGTCCACCACCGGCAAGGACAAGAAGGACGACGCCGCCAAGGCCCCGGCCGCTACCGGTGCGTTCCCGGTCACCGTCGAGCACTTCTTCGGCTCCACCGAGGTCAAGAAGGCCCCCCAGCGGGTCGTCACCGTCGGCTACACCGACGACCAGAACGTCCTCGCGTTCGGCATCAAGCCGGTCGGCATGGTCGACCAGTACCCGAACCCGGCCGGTCAGAGCCCCGACATCAACACCCAGTGGCCCTGGGTGAAGGACAAGTGGGGCGAGACCAAGCCCGAGGTCATCATGAACAACGGTGACGCCGGCCCCAACTTCGAGAAGATCGCGGCCCTGCGCCCCGACCTGATCATCGCGGTCTACTCCGAGGTCGACCAGGCCGCCTACGACAAGCTGTCGAAGATCGCCCCGACCGTCGGCCGCACCAAGGCCGAGAAGGAGCCCTTCAGCGCCAAGTGGCAGGACAACGCCCTCCAGATCGCCAAGGCGGTCGGCAAGGAGACCGAGGGCAAGGCGATGGTCCAGGGCATCCAGGACAAGCTCGCCACGGTCAAGAAGGCCCACCCCGAGTTCGCCACCCAGACGGCCGTCGCGGTGTCCTGGTACAAGGACGCGGTCAACCCCTTCACCACCACCGACGTGCGCGGGCAGCTCCTGACCGGCATGGGCTTCAAGGGCCAGACCGAGCTCGACAAGATCTCGGACGGCAAGTTCTCCTTCGCGCTCTCTCCTGAGCGCATGGACCTCATCGACGTCGACCGCGTCTTCGTCGTCAACGACAAGGCCGACACGGACGCGCTGAAGAAGTTCGACCTCTTCGCCAACCTGAAGGTCACCAAGGCCAACAAGGTGTCCTACCTGCTGGACAGCGAGGGCCCGGCGGCCGGCGCGGCCATGTCCCAGGCCACCCTGCCCGCCCTGCCGTTCGCGATCGACGAGCTCGTCAAGTCGGTCGGCTAG